In Terriglobales bacterium, the sequence GGATTGGCTCGGAACAAACTTGGTCTTCGCTCGAGTAAACGACGACGCTGTTATCGTTCTCCGCGACGAGGCTTACAGTGAACGCTGCAATTACAGAACTTAAGATAGTTAAAGGCAGAGCGCGCCTGAACATGCGCGACTGCAGCGCCAGCTTTTTCTTATATCGCAATCTACTCATCGCAAGAAGCGGCTACGACATACTTCACGGTTGGAAAGCTTAGCAATAGGCAGACACGCAGCGACATAAAACCGACATTAATTTCGTTTTAGTAGGGTCTTTGAGCGAGCGTTGCGAATACATTGAGCAGATCCGAGGCAATGCGTTAATGGCGAGGTTGCAAAGGACTACTGTTGTGCCTCGCGGTGCTTTCATCGCATTGCTCGGATTCACATTATTGCCATCGGGCCAAGGATTCGCAACCGAAAACGATACACGCAACTGGCCTCACTCGTTTTCCCCAGTATCCATGCGGGTTCGCGATTCAGAAGAAGAATCGCTGTTCCTTTCACTGTTAAATTCACTGATCTGAGCCCTAACAGTGAAAAATAGTGAATTTGGCCACCGGCAGTAATCGTTGCGAAATCCCACCCGCCTTGGCCTGACGCCCAGGATGTTAGTATGCCAGCCATGAAACAGCGCATCTCTCTTCTGATAGCAGTTACGGTGGGCGTGGGCGCAATCGCGATTGCGCTGCATGCCAGCGACCCAAGCGCAACTTATACCACTCGTACTCTGGCCCTTCCCGATCACGGCAAGGGAACCATCACCATGGATTACATCGCCTATGATCCCAAAACGGGATACGTGTGGGTTCCGGCGATCAACATTGGTTCGGTGGATGTGGTGGACACCAGCAACGACTCCGTCCGTGAGATCTCGGGCTTTCCCACCAACGAAGCGGAATGGGGAGGGCGAAAGCGCGTTCAGGGACCCAGTGGAGTGTCGATTGGGGACGGCGTGGTGTACATCAGCGACCGGGCCGACTCGAGCGTGTGCGCCGTCGATGAAAAGACACTTGCGCGCAAGAGCTGTGGACACATCGATTCCACGCCCGATGGCGTAGTCTACGTGGCGCCCACGAAGGAAGTCTGGGTCACCGTGCCGCGCGACAAGTCTGTGCGCATTCTGGATAGTCAGACTTTGAATCAGAAAGAAAAACTGACCTTCGACGGTCAGCCTGAGGGATACGCAGTCGATGCCAAGCGTGGCCGGCTCTACATGAATTACGAGGACAAGGACCTGACGACCGCCATCGATCTTAAGACGCATAAGACCGTCGCGAAGTGGCCGTCATCATGCGGCGCGGACGGCCCCCACGGTATATCACTAGATCAGGACACAGGCTTCCTGTTCGTTGCCTGCAGCACGCAGGCCGAGGTTCTGGATGCGGGACACAATGGAGAGAAGTTATCGTCGATCGACACCGGCAACGGCGTCGATGACCTGAGCTACTCGCCTGCCACTCACACCCTCTATGTGGGCGCTGCCCGAGACGCGCGGCTCACGGTCGCGCGAGTTGACGCCGGAGGAAAGCTGAGCTTGATTGCACAAGTACCGACTCACGAAGGCGCTCGCAGTGCAGTCGTGACGAAGGACGGCACGGTCTATCTAGCTCACTCGAATCTCGGTCAACTGCCAGGGTTGATCGTGGTGTCCCCGAATGGGAATACCCCGCAGCACTAAAGAGCCAATAGCTTAACAAATCTTTTCACAAGTTATTGTCTCCAAATCACATTGCTTTATGACTTGCGAGCCGCAACTAATCGACTGCAACTTTTGCTCTATTAACAAACTCATGCTCCTTAATTTCGAAGACTGGCGTTGCCACCGTGTTCTTGATCAAGAGCACCAGTAGACCGGCAGAAAGCAAGCTGATCAGCAGTACCGCCAAGCCCGGAGCAAACGCGTGATAGTGCGTGCGCAAATAGCCGATCAAAAAAGGACCGGTGAATGCACCAAGGTGACCAACTGAATTTATGAAGCCTACGGACGCTGCGGCTGCGGTTTCGCCGAGCAGAGCCGTCGGCAACGACCAAAAGCAAGGTTGCCAGCTGTGTAGGCATCCTGCCAAAGCGCAAAAAAAAAATGATCTGCACAGGCAAGGAGAGATTGAACGCCAATCCGACAAACAGAATTCCAGCTCCAACAAACAGCGGCAAAGCCGTGTGCCACCGCCGCTCACCGGTTTTATCTGAGTGCCATCCGACTGCAAGATCGGAGAGAAGAGCGACCAGATAAGGGAATATCGCAACGAGCGTAACTGTGAAAGTCGAGTAGCCGGAGACCCGTTTTAGGATGGTTGGAAACCAAATCGTAAAGCCATAGAGTCCCACGTCGCCGAAGAGGTACACGCCTCCGAGCATGATCACGCGTGCATCGAGGAGCACACGTCCAATTGACGCTGGAGCCGAGGTTCTCTTAATTCTTGCCTCCTCGTTGAGGGTATCGGCAAGCCATTCGCGCTCGTCTTCCCTTAGCCAACGAGCCTCTTGCGGACGATCTGTTAGATAGAAATAGGTAGCGGTGCCAAGCAGGATTGCCGGTACGCCTTCCAGGATAAAGAGCCACCGCCAACCATTGAGTCCGAACCAGTGCACGCGAAGGATCAACCCAGCTAACGGCGAACCAACGATGCTGGCGATCGGTATCCCAATCATGAAACCTGCAATTGCCTTTGCCCGATCTCGGGCGGGAAACCAATGCGTGAGATAGACGATCACGCCAGGAAAGAACCCGGCCTCCGCCACCCCGAGAAGTAATCGGAGCGTAATAAACTGAGTTGGCGTATGCACAAGACTCGTGAGTGTGGTCACGAAGCCCCAGCACGCCAGAAGTCCAGAGATCAAAATGCGCGCACTCCAGCGTTCAACGAGTAGTGCACCCGGAATGGCGAGTAGCACATATCCCAAAAAGAACACGCCAGCGCCGAAACCGAATACCTGATCGCTGAACCCAAGATCTTGAGTCATCTCGAGACCGGCGTAGGCAACGTTAACTCGATCGAGAAAACCGACAATATAAAGGATAAGAAGAAAAGGCAGGATCCGGCGCGCTACTCTAGCCGTGGTGCGCCTTGCTACGGCCGAATCCGAGTTCATGTTTGGTGCTCCAGGTCAGCGAGTCACTTCAATGCGCTGCGGAAGCGAGATTTCTGCTGCTATCGTCTCCCCGACTTCCGCTGTGGTCGCGGTTCCGCCCAGATCGGGAGTCTTTGGACCGCCCTGAGCGAGCACCTTTGCTACCGCCCGGTCGATCTCTTTAGCCGCTTCTCGCTGTCCCAGATGGTCGAGCATCATGGCTCCCGAACAAATCTGAGCAATGGGATTGGCGATTCCCCTTCCAGCAATATCAGGAGCGGATCCGTGCACTGGTTCGAACATGGAGGGACACTCACCTTCGGGATTCAGATTCGCGGACGGTGCAATGCCAATCGAGCCCACAACTGCCGCACCTAGATCGGAAAGGATGTCGCCGAAGAGATTTGAGCCCACTACTACATCGAATCGATCCGGATGCTGAACAAAATGGGCGGTAAGAATGTCGATGTGAAATTGGTCTGCGGTGACGTCCGGGAACTGAGACCGGATCTCGGCAAAACGCTCATCCCAAAATGGCATGGTGAAGACAATTCCGTTTGACTTCGTCGCCGAGGTGACGTGCTTCTTACGGGTTCTCGCCAGTTCAAATGCATAGCGGATGACTCTGTCGCACCCACGCTTGGTAAAGACGGTCTGCTGAACAGCCAATTCCTCTTCAGTTCCAGAATACAGCCGACCTCCGATTTGGGAATACTCGCCTTCGTTGTTCTCGCGAACTACGCAAAAGTCGATCTCACCCGGTTTGAAGTTTTTGATCGGTGACTGAATGCCATGCAGAAGCTTCGCCGGGCGCAAATTTACGTACTGCTTAAAGCCGCGCCGAATCGGGATCAAAAGACCCCACAATGAAACGTGATCGGGGACTCCGGCAAAGCCTACGGCTCCGAGAAAGATAGCGTCGAAGGTTCGCAACCGGTCGAGCCCATCCTCCGGCATCATTCGGCCTGTCTTCAGGAAGCGTTCGCAACTCCAATCGAAGTGCTTCCACGCAAAGCTGACATCGAACTTACGGCCGGCTGCCTCCAATACGCGTAGGCCTTCAGGCACGACTTCATGTCCTATGCCATCACCTTCAATGACCGCGATGTTGTATTTCTTCAAAATCACTCCCTGCGAACAAAGGCGCTGAACGTTTGGCTTTATTGTTTACTCAGCAATAAAGCTAGCTCATCCACTCGAGCAGCAGTGTCGATAGTCTTCACGAAAGTAACAAGCTGATCAGTTTTCTGTCGGGGCCATTCTGCATACTCTGCGCACCCTCTGAATTTCGCTTCAGCGTCTGCAAACGACATTGGGTTCGACGGACTGCCTTTCGCAAATTCTGCCCTGCCGGAAATGACTCGGCCATCCTTTAGATGGATCCTCAGTAGAGAGGTCATTTTGTCGAAGCCAGCGGCCTCAGCTTCGGGATCAACGTAAAAGTTTATGCGCTGAATCATGGCCTGCACATCGGGGCGACGAGCTACTTCATCGGTAAATTCGCCCAGTCCAGCCTTTCGTTCCAGCAAAAGAATTGCGAGGCAAAACTCCATGCTGAATTTTGCCTGCAATCCAGTCTGCGGTTGATGATGCAGCAGAGTGGTCGTCATATTGTGGTTAGCGCCTATATCCACCTTCTCCACTTGCGGTGCTCTGAGGTCATTGGTTTCGATCAGGCGAATGAGCTCAGTCATAGCCGGGTGCGTCAATGAACCAGAAGGATAGGGTTTCAGCGATATGCCGGGCGAAGCGAACGTCCATGGATTTCCGAGGCGATTGACGATCGCATCTGGATCGAAGGTTCCTCCCGCGGCGTGGAAGAACCCTCGTTCGGCCTCGAAGATGTTCCTTGCTGCCGTCCAGCCCAATCCTGCCAACTCAGCCGCGATGACTCCGCTCTCTGCTGCACGTCCGGCTTGAAAAGGCTTTGTCATTGTTCCAAAGTTTTCGCGAAGTCCTCCGGATTCGCTTCCGGCAATACCGAAGGCGCTTAGCGTGCCCTGGTGATCGAGGCGCATTAGTTTGCCAGCTGCGGCGGCTGAACCGAATGCTCCACAAGTTCCTGTGGAATGGAAGCCGTCCTGGTAGTGGCGCGGCGAGATGGCCTCAGCAACCTTACACTCAACCTCCACGCCGACCTGATAAGCGGTGAGAAAGTCTCTACCTGAAACTCCTGCACGTGCGGAGAGTGCCAGGATCGCAGGCAAGACTGGGACAGTAGGATGTACCAACAAGCCATACACACGATCCTTGGCTGCCGACAATTGCGTGTCGTCAAAATCGTCGGCATGAATTGAAACTCCATTTACAAAAGCGGCGAAACGCGGAGCCGTTCGTAAATTTGATCCAATTACGACGGCTCGCTTATCGCCATTCGCGAAGCTCTCGACGTATCGCCGTGAGATATCACCCGTGTCTGCCATGGAACCGGCGAGCGCTAGTCCCAATCCGTCCAAGATCGATTTCTTGCCTAAATCGAGGACACCTTCGGGAATGTCGGCGTATTTGGTATTGGTGACAAACTTTGCCACATAGTCGGTTAGGCCTGAAATCTTGGGGAAATTATCACTGCAAGCAGAACCTCCCGCCGGAGTCCGTTCAGCAGAGCTTCCTACAGCACTTGCAATGAACACGCTGAGGGAAGCCTTGCCGAAATCACGCCGTAGCATGAACCTCTCCTGTGTTCTCCATCGACAAATGCGATCCCATTGGATCTCCTTGTTCTAATCTCAACACGGCGGAGATTTCGCAGTTACTGTGAATGCACCGCTGCTGTAGGCTCAACTTCTCCTTCGTGTAGCAGTCTAGTCATTTGCAAGAGCCGGCTACAACATACTTCATCGGTCGGCAAGCTTAACAACAGGCAGGCGCACAGGGACATAGAACCGACATTAATTTTCTGTTTAGTGGACTTTTTGACCGTCGCGGATACATTGAGCAGTTCCAGACAAGACCGCACGTCGGCACCGAACCTAAAAGGAAATTAATCAGCAATTGGCGTTTGGCGGATTTATTGTGTCTTGCGACACACGCACGAGGAGAGCCGATGATGGTGAGCAAAAAGGCGACACGAATTCTGACGGTTGTCCTTTGTGGATTGATTGCACCCATGCTTTGGACGGATGACGTTGCACGCTACGCTGTTCATACGGGCGGCAAGATCGGTTTTATTGATCGCGACGGCAAAATGGTCATCGAGCCTCAGTTTGAGGACGCAATCCACTTTCAGGACGGCGTTGCTTCTGTCAAAGCTGGCGGGAAATGGGGGTACATAGATCCAAGTGGAAAATGGGTCATCCCACCTCGCTACGATGAAGCTCGGACCTTTTATCAAGGATTGGGAACCGTCAGGCTGGGTAGCAAGTGGGGATACATAAATCGCGAAGGAAAGTGGGTGATCCCTCTTCGATACGACGTTGCGAAGAGCTTCGTAGATTCTGGAGTTTCCGGTGCTGAGCTCACGTTTGCCAGGGTGAAAAGCGGGAACCAATGGATGTTGATTGATACGAAAGGCAAGCCAGTGTTGAAGCCTCACGTCGATGAGTTAGGTCCTCTCGAGGAAGGCTTGGCTCCAGTGAGAGTCAAAGATAAATGGGGTTACATCGATAAGGATGGGCACTCGATAATCGAGTTCAAATATGAAAAGGCGCTGGGTTTCGGAGAAGGTTTGGCGCTCGTGAAACTAGACCAACGATGGGGCTTTATCGACAAAACCGGACAAACCGCTATCGACTTCAAATACGAAGAAGCTGGGGAATTTGGCGAAGGTGTTGCTCCAGTAAGAATCAACGGCAAATGGGGCTACATAGACAAGACCGGTAAATTTGTGATTGAGCCTCAATTCGACGACGCTAAAACCTTCGCCGACGGACTGGGCGAGGTGCACGTACAACATCACGACGCATACGTCGATCATAACGGAGCTGTTGTGTGGCGGTCAGACGACTGAAACCCTGAAAAACGATGAGGAACTGTGCATGCTAAGTCGCTCGCTCAAATTTGTGGTTTTTCTCTGTGCGTCCATTTCTGTTTCGGCGCAAGAGATTCCTTATACGCTACGCTTTGTCTCCGAATGGACCATCCCTCCTGCGCAACGTACCGCTTACATCAGCTACTTGGACCAAAACGTTAGACCAGTGTTTGAGAAGCTCTCTGTCGACAGCACGGTGCTTAACTGGGGAATCTACACGACTGCTGTGTACGACGAGAACGGTTTCAGCAATGGTTACTGGTTTGAAGCCGCCACTATGGCTGGTATTGACAAGGTTCTGGCCCAGTTAGGGAGGCTGAAAGAGAGTCAGCTCATAACCGCTGACGTGAAACACCACGACATGTTGCTCAGGACCACTTTGCGCCGTAGTAAAGAGGGCAGCGGGAAAGATGGCTACTACTATTTCAATTCAACGCTCCTGCAGCCTACCAAGCGCGATCAATGGCGCCAATGGTGGGACAAGTACCAAAAGCCGATGTATGAACAATTTTTGGCCGATGGCCTTGTGAGTATGTATGAGATCGAGGCTGGGGAGATCCATACGATGGATCCGAGCTGGGTTTATCTAGCGTATGTTGCTCCAAGTGCCGAGGCTCTCGACAAAATCAATGCGGCATTCCAGGCGAGAGGAAGTAAGCGCAACGCGGAAGAAAGCAGGGCAATCTCCGATGCGTACGATGCGGTGATAGTGCCTGGAACGCATCGCGATTATCTTGCCCATGCGAATAGCTACGGACAGAAATGATGTCTTTGGAACTAGGCAACCACGTTGACAGAGAACCGCGGCTCACCCATCATTTGGCGATGCATCTCCTTCTCATCGAAGATGAACGTAAGGTGGCGAGCTTCATTGCGCGGTCGCTGCGCGAGAACGGCTATACAGTGGACGTAACGGAAACTGGTGAAAAGGGGCTTGAAATGGCAGGGCGGATCAATTACGACGCCATCCTCCTAGACCTTCGCCTGCCCCGTATGACTGGCCTTCAAGTTTGTCGAGAGTTGCGGGACGCGGGAAATGAAAGTCCGATTCTCATGCTGACGGCGCGAAGTCTAGTTGAGCAGCGTGTGGAAGGGCTAGATGCCGGTGCCGATGACTATCTGACGAAGCCGTTTGCTATCGCGGAACTTCATGCTCGGGTCAGGGCTCTGACGCGGCGTGGCTTTCATAAAGGCGGAGCCAAGCTGCAGCGTGAGGATTTGGAGTTCGATCGCCAGAGAAGGCGGGTTACGCGTGCAAACGTCGAGATCCAGCTCACCTCGAAGGAACTCTCTCTTCTCGAACTTCTCCTGTTGCGGTCGCCTGAAGTGGTCGGCCGCACTGAAATTGTCGAGCAAGTGTGGTCTTACGGATTTGATACAGAAACCAATCTTGTCGAGGTATACATCAACCGTCTTCGCCAAAAGATTGATGCAGATCACAGCGTCAAGCTGATCCACACCGTACGTGGAGTCGGTTATCGACTAGGGTAGTGGGCGTGTTCAGAAATTATTCATTGCGCTTCCGCATGATGATGCTGTTCTGCATCATCGTTAGCGTGCTGCTGGCCAGTTCATATTTCGTCATTTATTCCATATTCGTGGGGGATGCTGCACGTCAACTAGATCGAAGATTGGTCGATACCGCCAATCCTATTGTTGCCGATCTCGCTGCGAATCCAAGCGAAGAAGATGTCTTTACGTTCGATTTGGCAAATCAATATCTGGAGCTCGCGGACAGGAATGGCCGCATTCTTCAATATTCCAAGAATCTCGCCGCCCATCATCTGCCATTTGCCACGGCGGATCTGAATTCGGATGTTCCGGCCTTCCGCACACTCGAAGACAACACTCTAGGTCGCCTCCGCATTACCACTATCCCGTTTCAGGTTGGACGCACAACCCTGTTCTTGTTATTGGCGGTTCCTACTCGTGACACAGACGAGATGATCGCCAATTTCAGAAGAATGTTGCTTGCCTTGTTTCCTCTGAGCTTGGCAGTGACGGCGATAATCTCCGCCTGGTATGTGGGAAAGAGCCTGCGGCCCGTTGTCGGCCTAACCGAACACGCCGTTCAACTCACTCAAAGTCTTACGAATCCTTCGAAAGGTTCTGCACCCGCGCCTCTTCCGATTTCTAATCCTCACGATGAGCTGGGTCGTTTGTCGTCCATGATTAATGTGCTGTTCTTGCAAGTGAATTCGGCCCTGGCGCAGTTGCGTCAATTCGTATCGGACGCCTCTCACGAGCTCCGCACTCCACTCGCAATTCTGCGAGGAGAAGCAGAGCTCGTTCTCTCTCAACCGAGAGCGCCTGAAGAGTATCAGTCCGCACTGAGGGTGATCGACAGTGAATTGATCAAACTCAGTCGGATTGTTGAGGGGCTCTTCACGCTGTCTATGGCCGATGCGGGCCAGCTTCGCTTAGCGAGAGACCCTCTGCATCTGGATGAAGTGCTCGAAGAAGCATGCGAAATGGCGGTTCCTCTAGCCCGTGTGAAGTCTATTGCGATCGAGCGGAAGGTTGAAGCAGACATTCCTTATGAAGGTGACGAGGTATTCCTCCGTCAACTATTTCTGATCTTTCTTGACAATGCCATCAAGTATTCCCCGCAACAGACAACGATTAGTGTCGGCCTCGAAAGAAATAACGGTCGAGTACGCATTGCTTTCACAGATCAGGGCATCGGCATTCCCCATGAGCATCTTCCTCACATCTATGAGAGGTTCTATCGTGCGGCAGGCCCTGAGACGAGTGAGGCACGCAGCGGCGGCTTAGGTCTTTCGATTGCCCAGGCCATTGTTCGCGCCCAAAGTGGAACGATCGAATGCAAGACTCAACCTGGCTCAGGTTCGATTTTCACGATCATCTTGCCGACGAACTGGAACAGCGTACAGCAAGTGCTTTCCAATAGCTGAAACTGAAGCAAGCGGTCAGCTACTTCCATCTAAACGGTATTTAATCTAGTTTTCAGCCTTCATATCGACTCCCTCGTCTATACTCTGCGGTCAGTTCTCGGCAATTCAATACTTACTGAAAACAAACGGCACCATCAGGTAATGCCGAAGGAGCACAGACCTGGATGACAGTGAAAGCAAAATTCACGCAGACAATCGCAGCAGTACTCATCATGCTGGCCTCTGCATTAGGGCAGTCCGATGCCACTTCCACTTCGACGAATAGCAATCGTGAGAGTCCACCGCTACGGTTAGTACAAGAGATTCCGTTGCCCAACGTAGTCGGTCGGATTGACCACTTCACTGTGGATCAAAAGCGGAAGCTTGTCATCGGTTCCGCTCTAGGGAATAACACGGTAGAGGTGATCGACGTATTTGCTGGTCGAGTGGTCCACACGATTCCTGGAATTCCTGAACCCCAGGGAGTGCTGTACGTTCCCGATCCCATCAACAAGCTCTACGTTGCAAGCGCTGAAGATGGAAAGCTAAGAATCTACGACGGCAAGTCCTATGCGCCGATCACAACGCTCGATTTCGAGGAAAACACCGACAATCTGCGGTATGACCCTGCAGAGAAGCGCGTATATGTAGGGTACGGTGAAGATGAGAAGTCAGCGATCGGAGTGGTTGACGCAGCAACAAACCAACGGCTGGAGGATGCAGGCAAGCTCGATGCTCATCCAGAGTCCTTCCAATTGGAGAGTCCGGGGTCGAAGATTTACGTAAATATCGCCTCTAAAGAGAAGATCGCCGTCATCGACCGTAAGACGCACCAAGTGAAGGACTGGCGCCTGACTGGGCTCAAGGCGAACTTTCCTATGGCTCTGGATCAAGCGGAGCATCGCTTATTCATCGGAACGCGCAAACCCTCCCGTCTGGCCGTGTTCGACACCGATACGGGAAAGATAGTTGCGAACCTGACGTCGGCCGGTGACATGGACGATCTCTATTACGACGATTCTCGCAAGCGTGTCTACGTACCCGGCGGCGAGGGATTCATAAGCGTTTTCGAACAGAAAGATGCTGATCACTATGACCAAATGGCCAAGATAGCGAGCGCTATTGGAGCCAGAACTGGTGTGTGGTATGGGAAACGGGATCGGCTGTATTTAGCCGTGCCCGGCCGCGCTAATCAGGGCGCAGAAGTATGGGTATATGAAGCCCAAGATTGAAACCCTTTTGCAGGCTCCGCCTGTCTCTGCGATGCTTCATTGCTGCCGTTCAGCGAAGGCACTGCGTGTCATTTCCGATCTGGAACTGGAGGGCCTGCGTGAGCAGGATTCGATACGCAATCTGAGGAGTTCTTTGTCGCCGTGAGGATAAATCGCAGATTCACAGTGAGAACGGGAATTCTTTTGTTCGCCGTTAGCATGTCTCGCAACGCTGTTCCAGCGCAGCAACTCAGTAGTTCCGGCGCTGTGCAGACTTCATCTCCCGATTCTCAAGCTCCGATCGTCGTAACTCTGCAAGACGCTTTGCAGCGGGCCCGCAATCTTGATCCGACGTACCGTATGGCGCTTACTGCAGCAGGCGTAGCGCGAGAAGATCACGCGCAATCGCGCGCAGCGCTCTTGCCCAGTCTCATCTACAACAATCAGTACCTCTACACACAAGGTACGGGATTGCCGGTTGCGATTACCGCGGACACGCGCTACATCGCCAATAATGGTGTCCACGAATACATAAGCCAGGGCAACGCTCACGAAGTGATCAGCGGCTTTCAATTTGCCGACTTCAATCGGACATCCGCTGCGGCAGCCGCCGCGCGAGCCAACGCGGAAGTGGCTGCCAGAGGCCTCGTGACGACAGTGGTGAAGATCTATTACGCGGAAGTAGTGGCCCGACGGAAGTACGCAAATGCGCAATCAGCAACCGATGAAGCAAAACGGTTTTTCGAACTAACGCAGAAACTCGAGCAAGGCGGCGAAGTAGCCCATTCGGACGTCATCAAGGCGCAGTTGACAGCCAATGACGCGCAGCGCGCTCTGCGTGAGGCACAACTTGCGATGGATTCAACCCATCTCGAACTTGCCGTCCTGGTCTTCCCCAACTTTAATCAGAACTTCTCGACGGTGGACGATCTCCGTTTGCCGCCTCCCTTGCCCCCGATGCAGGAAATCGAGCAGCAAGCCAAGGCTAAGAACCC encodes:
- a CDS encoding TolC family protein, encoding MSRNAVPAQQLSSSGAVQTSSPDSQAPIVVTLQDALQRARNLDPTYRMALTAAGVAREDHAQSRAALLPSLIYNNQYLYTQGTGLPVAITADTRYIANNGVHEYISQGNAHEVISGFQFADFNRTSAAAAAARANAEVAARGLVTTVVKIYYAEVVARRKYANAQSATDEAKRFFELTQKLEQGGEVAHSDVIKAQLTANDAQRALREAQLAMDSTHLELAVLVFPNFNQNFSTVDDLRLPPPLPPMQEIEQQAKAKNPQLYAAMQSARAAGLEVLAAKAAYLPTLTLDYFYGIDANHFALHSPSAEGLIPNLGYSASATLNIPIWNWGATRSKVRQSELRREQVQIELSAAHRKLIADLKSFYAEAEGAKIQLDVLQQSADLAAESVRLTSLRYQAGEATALEVVDAQNSLVSARNNYDDGEARYRLAIANLQTLTGIF
- a CDS encoding tartrate dehydrogenase — its product is MKKYNIAVIEGDGIGHEVVPEGLRVLEAAGRKFDVSFAWKHFDWSCERFLKTGRMMPEDGLDRLRTFDAIFLGAVGFAGVPDHVSLWGLLIPIRRGFKQYVNLRPAKLLHGIQSPIKNFKPGEIDFCVVRENNEGEYSQIGGRLYSGTEEELAVQQTVFTKRGCDRVIRYAFELARTRKKHVTSATKSNGIVFTMPFWDERFAEIRSQFPDVTADQFHIDILTAHFVQHPDRFDVVVGSNLFGDILSDLGAAVVGSIGIAPSANLNPEGECPSMFEPVHGSAPDIAGRGIANPIAQICSGAMMLDHLGQREAAKEIDRAVAKVLAQGGPKTPDLGGTATTAEVGETIAAEISLPQRIEVTR
- a CDS encoding ATP-binding protein gives rise to the protein MMMLFCIIVSVLLASSYFVIYSIFVGDAARQLDRRLVDTANPIVADLAANPSEEDVFTFDLANQYLELADRNGRILQYSKNLAAHHLPFATADLNSDVPAFRTLEDNTLGRLRITTIPFQVGRTTLFLLLAVPTRDTDEMIANFRRMLLALFPLSLAVTAIISAWYVGKSLRPVVGLTEHAVQLTQSLTNPSKGSAPAPLPISNPHDELGRLSSMINVLFLQVNSALAQLRQFVSDASHELRTPLAILRGEAELVLSQPRAPEEYQSALRVIDSELIKLSRIVEGLFTLSMADAGQLRLARDPLHLDEVLEEACEMAVPLARVKSIAIERKVEADIPYEGDEVFLRQLFLIFLDNAIKYSPQQTTISVGLERNNGRVRIAFTDQGIGIPHEHLPHIYERFYRAAGPETSEARSGGLGLSIAQAIVRAQSGTIECKTQPGSGSIFTIILPTNWNSVQQVLSNS
- a CDS encoding MmgE/PrpD family protein → MLRRDFGKASLSVFIASAVGSSAERTPAGGSACSDNFPKISGLTDYVAKFVTNTKYADIPEGVLDLGKKSILDGLGLALAGSMADTGDISRRYVESFANGDKRAVVIGSNLRTAPRFAAFVNGVSIHADDFDDTQLSAAKDRVYGLLVHPTVPVLPAILALSARAGVSGRDFLTAYQVGVEVECKVAEAISPRHYQDGFHSTGTCGAFGSAAAAGKLMRLDHQGTLSAFGIAGSESGGLRENFGTMTKPFQAGRAAESGVIAAELAGLGWTAARNIFEAERGFFHAAGGTFDPDAIVNRLGNPWTFASPGISLKPYPSGSLTHPAMTELIRLIETNDLRAPQVEKVDIGANHNMTTTLLHHQPQTGLQAKFSMEFCLAILLLERKAGLGEFTDEVARRPDVQAMIQRINFYVDPEAEAAGFDKMTSLLRIHLKDGRVISGRAEFAKGSPSNPMSFADAEAKFRGCAEYAEWPRQKTDQLVTFVKTIDTAARVDELALLLSKQ
- a CDS encoding WG repeat-containing protein translates to MMVSKKATRILTVVLCGLIAPMLWTDDVARYAVHTGGKIGFIDRDGKMVIEPQFEDAIHFQDGVASVKAGGKWGYIDPSGKWVIPPRYDEARTFYQGLGTVRLGSKWGYINREGKWVIPLRYDVAKSFVDSGVSGAELTFARVKSGNQWMLIDTKGKPVLKPHVDELGPLEEGLAPVRVKDKWGYIDKDGHSIIEFKYEKALGFGEGLALVKLDQRWGFIDKTGQTAIDFKYEEAGEFGEGVAPVRINGKWGYIDKTGKFVIEPQFDDAKTFADGLGEVHVQHHDAYVDHNGAVVWRSDD
- a CDS encoding MFS transporter, coding for MNSDSAVARRTTARVARRILPFLLILYIVGFLDRVNVAYAGLEMTQDLGFSDQVFGFGAGVFFLGYVLLAIPGALLVERWSARILISGLLACWGFVTTLTSLVHTPTQFITLRLLLGVAEAGFFPGVIVYLTHWFPARDRAKAIAGFMIGIPIASIVGSPLAGLILRVHWFGLNGWRWLFILEGVPAILLGTATYFYLTDRPQEARWLREDEREWLADTLNEEARIKRTSAPASIGRVLLDARVIMLGGVYLFGDVGLYGFTIWFPTILKRVSGYSTFTVTLVAIFPYLVALLSDLAVGWHSDKTGERRWHTALPLFVGAGILFVGLAFNLSLPVQIIFFLRFGRMPTQLATLLLVVADGSARRNRSRSVRRLHKFSWSPWCIHRSFFDRLFAHALSRVCSGLGGTADQLAFCRSTGALDQEHGGNASLRN
- a CDS encoding response regulator transcription factor, which produces MHLLLIEDERKVASFIARSLRENGYTVDVTETGEKGLEMAGRINYDAILLDLRLPRMTGLQVCRELRDAGNESPILMLTARSLVEQRVEGLDAGADDYLTKPFAIAELHARVRALTRRGFHKGGAKLQREDLEFDRQRRRVTRANVEIQLTSKELSLLELLLLRSPEVVGRTEIVEQVWSYGFDTETNLVEVYINRLRQKIDADHSVKLIHTVRGVGYRLG